The genome window gttttttttatctgttatttaaAAGTTTTACTCAATTCAGACATCAGCCTCTTCTATGACATTGTTGAGATAAACCTTAAAGCTTAATCTTCTTTAGAAAGTGGAATGTTGTCCTTGCTGTTGCACAAGTAAACCGTGTAATGAAGCAACTGGTCTCCTAATATTCTTCTCCACAGAGCCTTTCCCATCCAAAAGTGCTTTGCTAAAATTTGTTCCCAACTTTTGGGGGATCATGTGTGCCTATGTCAATGGCAACACAAAGTCATCTCGACAGCTATTTGGCAACACATTAAAGAAAAACTGCTCAACAACCGATGAATTTTTCTTTACATTGACACAACATTGCCATTTGTCTGTGGACTTAGCTGAGTATGAGAGCACAATGTACGACAACTAAAAATGATGTAGGTTGTTCATGGTCCAATAATATGCCAGCACTTTAATTCCAAATTGTTTATTTTGAGAGCCAAAGTCACTAATCAATCCACATAAAGATTTGGAGATCCTCTGGTTCAAACTAAAATTAGTTTTAAAGTTCTATTTTGCTATAAATCTTCAAACATTTAGCAAGCTGCTGtccctttgctttatttttttaGATGTATGGTTGCTGCAGCCAGTTGAattctatttttaatattttgttttTGGTTGCAGCGAAGGCGCGATTCCAACTTTGACCTTAATAATGGGAGGAAATCTCATTAAAGGTAGTGGAGCTGTTGGAAGATGATATGTGTAACGATTAACGACGATTCCGATACacagaaaaaaaataatgaattgTTATGGACATCTTCTGTTTCAGGTTTACGAGGTTCAGGCATTCGATTTTCGCTCATTCTTGGAGTCGTAATAGTTCGTTATATCGTGTTGCCGCTAGTAGGCATATTAGTAGTCAAAGGGGCAATTAACTTGGGTCTGCTGCatcaagaccctttatatcacttCATTCTTCTCCTGCAATATGCACTTCCACCAGCAATGAACATAGGTGAGAGGCATCTGCCCGGATCGAGAGGCATCTGACCAATGACATAAATGTTTTCTTCATCAAGGAACGTCTGCTAATCTTAATCAATTTGTACACTTGCAGGCACTATAACTCAATTGTTTGGGGCTGGTGAAAGTGAATGCTCGGTTATTTTTCTCTGGACATATTCCCTGGCTTCAGTTTCACTCACCTTGTGGTCAACTTATTTCATGTGGCTTGTGTCCACCGACTGATCCTAAGATTTATCAGCAAACAAGCAAGCAAGAAGTATGCTTCCAAATGTGCCCTGCATCTTGTTGCTAAagtttctttgatctgaaatggaATTCAATTTACTTCATCATGTTTTGTTGTTGCTGCTATTGCTAATGGAGAAACTGGTTGTAGTTTATTTCATCTAGCTTTTATGCTTTCCATCTATAATTGACCTTAGTGTTGTTATATGTAATTTATGTTACATTTCTGAATGAcgacataatttttttgtttactgTTTGTGCATTGCACATTGGAGTTCCTTCATACGTGAAACCTTTTCCCAACCTACACACACAACCACTCTTCAATCGTATCTGAAAACTCAAATTACACACAATATTTAGTATCTCCAAACAAAATAATATTGGCCATGTTTGATGGTCAACAGTAATTTCAGAATTTACTCTTATCTAATTGGTTATCTCGGTTTTAAAAAAAAGTTCACCATAAAGCTGAATTGTCTTTAATCTTGCATCATTTTGAGATCTGAATCCCTTAAAAATTCTATTAGAAAGTTTCCATACACGACCAAACTAGCGAAAGAAAGCACAGGAAAAGAACATCACAATGCTTAATGGACTCTTAAGCACTTCCACCATATAGAATGCTCGAGAAAAGCTACACTGTATTTACCACTGCTAGATTTAGGACCGAGACCGGTTAGCAACTCAGTAACTAGCCTTATTTACATCGTCGAAGTACGGGTGCTCCATAGCTTTCTTTGCTGAAATCCGCTTGGAAGGCTCGTACTGCAGCATCTTCTGCAAGTGTTTGAGTTCACAGAAAAACAAGGCAAGCTCATCATCATAGGTAAAGAAAATTGAATATCGAAGATAATATATGACATGCAAGAATGCCATCTAGTATTTACCAGATCTGTAACTTTACCACTTTATCTTACTGAAGGCGTTAATTTATTTTATCTTGAGCGGAATACCGGAATTCAGAAAGCGCAGCCACTCACCGAAAGCAAGTCTAACCCATTGGCTTCCAGAGTAGGCACGGCTGATGACAGGCTCTTGGGGCTCCACTGTGGATACTCGTGCCAGTTCGTTAATCTGCTTACTCCGGGCCAAACTTCTTCATTCGGAGTACCAAGCAACCTGCATCAGCAGCGTAATTAGCGCAACTAGCAAAACtacaaggaaaaaagaagaagaccaAATCTTTGGGCGAAGAGTCATTTTACCTGAAGATGTGTAGCAGCTGCTGCAGTTCAGAGTCGCCAGGAAAGAGTGCTTGGGTGGTAACTAGTTCAGCTAAAAGTCCAAAGAAGGCAGGAAGAGCCACTTAGAACAGTAAAGAGGTTTATAGATACAACTATCTTATACAAATTCTTTGCGCTTTTGATAGGAGAGAGAGATCCGCTTACCAAATATACAGCCAACTGACCAAATATCGACTGGTGTTGAATAATGTGTGGCCCCAAGGAGCACTTCCGGAGCTCGATACCAGAGAGTCAGGATCTGAAACAATTCATTGTCATGAAAAGAAGATAAATAAAAGCCTCTTAATGGCGGAAGCTGTTTCTGtaatatcaatagaaaatatatccACCTATCGAGGGTCATAGCTCACGTACCTCATGCGTATACTTCTTGAGCGGAATAGTGAAAGCTCGACTCAGTCCAAGATCTGCAATTTTTAGCATCATACTCTTCCGATCCATTAAAAGATTGTGAGGCTTTAGATCTCTGCATCGGCGAGGAGCTTGTTAGATGAAAAATTCAGACTATTTTCCTTTTGTATATAACAAACTAACATTCGGTACCGTAGCATCAAATGTGTTTTTACCTGTGCAGCACACCGCGGCCATGACAGAAAGCAAGTCCTTTGCAGAGTTGATACATCAAAATCTGTAGGAACCATAAGGACCTTCTAAGAATCTCGACAGAATTATAGGACGAATAATAGAGGCTATACAAGGATGTGGTAGATACTCATCACTGTAAATAAAACTTCTTAAGGAAATCGTTTGCGCTAGAAATTATACATCAAAATTTTGTTGGTGATTAGTACGATTTAGTGTGATGATTTAACATCTATAAGTGCTACTCTGCTTCAATCTTTAACAAGCAAAAAAAGTGTTTTAAGAtttcattctaacatcacaagaATCTGTAGGGTAATAGACAAGAACAAGTATTATCAAATAGAAGTGTAGCAGTTCAACAATCTTTCACCATATAGACAGACTTCATGAACCATAGCCTCGAAAGCCATTCGATATGTTGCAGCATGCAGTATAACGACGTGCCAA of Musa acuminata AAA Group cultivar baxijiao chromosome BXJ2-3, Cavendish_Baxijiao_AAA, whole genome shotgun sequence contains these proteins:
- the LOC135606394 gene encoding cyclin-dependent kinase B2-1-like → MVTATIQLPQQIRAMDAFEKLEKVGEGTYGKVYKAREKATGKIVALKKTRLPEDDEGVPPTTLREVSLLRMLSVDPHIVRLLDLKQGQNKEGQTILYLVFEYMDTDLKKYIRSFRQVHEMIPPKAVKILMYQLCKGLAFCHGRGVLHRDLKPHNLLMDRKSMMLKIADLGLSRAFTIPLKKYTHEILTLWYRAPEVLLGATHYSTPVDIWSVGCIFAELVTTQALFPGDSELQQLLHIFRLLGTPNEEVWPGVSRLTNWHEYPQWSPKSLSSAVPTLEANGLDLLSKMLQYEPSKRISAKKAMEHPYFDDVNKASY